The following proteins come from a genomic window of Streptomyces sp. NBC_01716:
- a CDS encoding phytoene desaturase family protein → MARIAVIGAGMGAMAAAARLAVAGHQVTVYERSATYGGALGRFERDGFAYDTGPGLLHLPAVYRDLFVKTGKKPLEECVRMTQVDPASRHVFPDGTDVSLPNASRAGVVAALDAALGAGAGARWGDFLGRARDAWDRSRRPLLEEPLREDWQVLGRDPYPAVRQRRLLRGPRWAGTVAEVGARELADPRLAALLEGYALSYGLDPRHTPAGAASLPYMEQTFGSWYVRGGMRALAHAVYERCLERRVEFVFHAEVTRIVEKDGRAVGVELAPGASAGTSAVVGAEHVVAGTAPAALAGQELWRDEDVRPRGGGAGGVGAASVPGRFTVLLALRGGRPDDAAHRTVVHSPAGAGEAAAVFSGRTAERPTVTVLRPDDPTTRPDDGHEAVTVTATVAPQGPVDWTDPGLRERYADVLVEAAGAAVPQLRERLRWREVRTPADTAARTGARGGSVPAPSLAGAEGRLLHPANTTRLPGLYLVGGEAHPGGGLAHAGMSGALVAGLIVEGADFRGSR, encoded by the coding sequence ATGGCACGGATTGCGGTGATCGGCGCCGGGATGGGCGCGATGGCGGCGGCTGCCCGGCTGGCGGTGGCGGGGCACCAGGTGACGGTGTACGAGCGCTCCGCGACGTACGGCGGGGCCCTCGGCCGGTTCGAGCGGGACGGGTTCGCGTACGACACGGGCCCCGGGCTGCTGCATCTGCCCGCCGTCTACCGGGATCTGTTCGTCAAGACCGGCAAGAAGCCGCTCGAAGAGTGCGTGCGGATGACGCAGGTCGACCCGGCGAGCCGCCATGTCTTCCCCGACGGCACCGATGTGTCGCTGCCGAACGCGTCGCGCGCCGGTGTCGTCGCCGCCCTGGACGCCGCTCTCGGCGCGGGCGCCGGCGCGCGGTGGGGCGACTTCCTCGGCCGGGCCCGGGACGCCTGGGACCGGTCGCGGCGGCCTCTGTTGGAGGAGCCGCTGCGCGAGGACTGGCAGGTGCTGGGGCGCGATCCGTATCCCGCCGTGCGGCAGCGGAGGCTCCTGCGCGGGCCCCGGTGGGCGGGCACCGTCGCCGAGGTGGGCGCGCGGGAGCTGGCGGATCCCCGGCTCGCCGCGCTGTTGGAGGGGTACGCGCTGTCGTACGGTCTTGACCCACGGCACACCCCGGCGGGCGCGGCGTCGCTGCCGTACATGGAGCAGACCTTCGGCAGCTGGTATGTGCGGGGCGGGATGCGGGCGCTGGCGCACGCGGTGTACGAGCGGTGCCTGGAGCGCCGGGTGGAGTTCGTGTTCCACGCCGAGGTGACCCGGATCGTCGAGAAGGACGGCCGCGCGGTCGGTGTCGAGCTGGCGCCGGGGGCTTCGGCCGGCACCTCGGCGGTCGTCGGGGCGGAGCATGTGGTGGCGGGCACGGCTCCGGCCGCCCTGGCGGGCCAGGAGCTGTGGCGGGACGAGGACGTACGGCCCCGGGGCGGGGGCGCGGGCGGCGTCGGGGCGGCGTCGGTTCCCGGCAGGTTCACGGTGCTGCTGGCCCTGCGCGGAGGCAGGCCGGACGACGCGGCGCACCGTACGGTGGTCCACTCCCCCGCCGGCGCCGGTGAGGCCGCCGCGGTCTTCTCCGGGCGGACGGCGGAGCGGCCCACGGTCACGGTGCTGCGGCCCGACGATCCGACGACGCGTCCGGACGACGGGCACGAGGCGGTCACCGTCACGGCGACCGTCGCGCCGCAGGGTCCGGTGGACTGGACGGATCCCGGGCTGCGTGAGCGGTACGCCGATGTGCTGGTGGAGGCGGCCGGCGCCGCCGTGCCTCAGCTGCGGGAGCGGCTGCGCTGGCGGGAGGTCCGTACGCCGGCGGACACGGCGGCACGGACCGGGGCGCGGGGCGGCTCGGTGCCCGCACCGTCGCTGGCGGGTGCGGAGGGCCGGCTGCTGCATCCGGCGAACACCACGCGGCTGCCGGGGCTTTATCTCGTCGGCGGCGAGGCGCATCCGGGCGGCGGGCTGGCGCACGCGGGGATGTCGGGGGCGCTGGTCGCCGGGCTGATCGTG
- a CDS encoding DUF4126 domain-containing protein, giving the protein MSVLPLVFTSGWASGINAYAVVLLLGVFGATGMTDEVPESLQRTDVLIVVGVLFVCEAVADKIPYVDSIWDSVHTVIRPVTGAVVAALLAGQSGSLPEITAGAVGGSTALVSHLVKAGTRMAVNTSPEPFSNIAVSTAEDLGVAGIITFAIFHPLAAAVVAGGLLLIGIVITFFVASKIRRFWRRRADRRAERRLATTWPPAVNTAPPGRDRGKTGR; this is encoded by the coding sequence GTGTCCGTACTCCCCCTTGTCTTCACCAGCGGCTGGGCCAGCGGGATCAACGCCTATGCGGTGGTCCTGCTGTTGGGTGTCTTCGGCGCGACCGGGATGACCGACGAGGTCCCCGAGTCGCTCCAGCGCACCGACGTTCTGATCGTCGTCGGTGTGCTCTTCGTCTGCGAGGCGGTGGCGGACAAGATCCCGTACGTCGACTCGATCTGGGACTCCGTGCACACCGTGATCAGACCGGTCACCGGCGCGGTGGTCGCCGCGCTGCTCGCCGGACAGAGCGGTTCGCTCCCGGAGATCACGGCGGGCGCGGTCGGCGGATCGACCGCTCTGGTGAGCCATCTGGTGAAGGCCGGCACGAGGATGGCGGTCAACACGTCGCCGGAGCCCTTCAGCAACATCGCCGTGAGCACCGCGGAGGACCTGGGTGTCGCCGGGATCATCACGTTCGCGATCTTCCACCCGCTCGCCGCGGCGGTCGTCGCGGGCGGCCTGCTGCTGATCGGCATCGTGATCACCTTCTTCGTGGCCTCGAAGATCCGCCGGTTCTGGCGGCGCAGGGCGGACAGACGCGCCGAGCGGCGCCTCGCCACCACCTGGCCGCCCGCTGTGAACACCGCGCCTCCCGGGCGCGACCGGGGAAAAACCGGCCGCTAA
- a CDS encoding TetR/AcrR family transcriptional regulator: MDSSSTRRQATRQKLYDAAVTLIAEQGFSATTVDEIAERAGVAKGTVYYNFKNKNELFEELLRHGVGLLTASLQTAADETAEREGTSVEALDAMVRAGLAFIDRHPAFTQLYVAELWRTNRAWQPTLLIARQRAVAVVEKVLQEGIDGGELGEEIDIPLTAAALVGMVLVAALDWQAFQPERSIDDVHAALSLLLHGRVGGS; encoded by the coding sequence ATGGACAGCAGCAGCACCCGCCGGCAGGCCACCCGTCAGAAGCTCTACGACGCCGCGGTGACGCTCATCGCCGAACAGGGCTTCTCGGCGACGACCGTGGACGAGATCGCCGAGCGCGCCGGAGTCGCCAAAGGCACGGTCTACTACAACTTCAAGAACAAGAACGAGCTGTTCGAGGAGCTTCTGCGGCACGGCGTGGGCCTGCTCACCGCCTCCCTCCAGACCGCGGCCGACGAGACGGCGGAGCGCGAAGGGACCAGCGTCGAGGCGCTGGACGCCATGGTCCGCGCGGGACTCGCCTTCATCGACCGCCACCCGGCCTTCACCCAGCTGTACGTGGCCGAACTCTGGCGCACCAACCGCGCGTGGCAGCCGACGTTACTGATAGCGCGTCAGCGGGCCGTCGCCGTCGTGGAGAAGGTGCTCCAGGAGGGGATCGACGGCGGTGAACTCGGCGAGGAGATCGACATTCCGCTCACCGCCGCCGCACTGGTGGGAATGGTGCTGGTGGCGGCCCTGGACTGGCAGGCGTTCCAGCCCGAGCGGTCGATCGACGACGTGCACGCGGCGCTCTCGCTGCTGCTGCACGGCCGGGTCGGCGGGAGCTGA
- a CDS encoding SAV_6107 family HEPN domain-containing protein yields MASSYAAAAHRRSTGGPAPSLTGAATDVHPVQRRATAPPAAIDLLAQARSGLDEAATFEAPNERYATAHLAALRTAAAVLAARGRPEPTSPRRRRIRSAWEVLPEIAPELTEWSALFASGATRRARAEAGIQGAASSRDADDLLRDVAMFLRLVERLLVLEPVLPRPRAEQPEKGGAVG; encoded by the coding sequence ATGGCCAGTTCCTACGCCGCAGCCGCGCACCGGCGAAGCACAGGCGGCCCTGCCCCCTCACTGACCGGCGCCGCGACCGATGTCCACCCCGTCCAGAGGCGCGCGACCGCGCCGCCCGCCGCCATCGACCTGCTCGCCCAGGCCCGCTCGGGACTTGACGAGGCCGCCACCTTCGAAGCGCCCAACGAGCGTTACGCCACGGCGCACCTGGCCGCCCTGCGCACGGCGGCGGCGGTCCTCGCCGCGCGTGGCCGCCCCGAGCCGACGAGCCCGCGCCGCAGGCGCATACGGAGCGCCTGGGAAGTGCTGCCCGAGATCGCCCCCGAGCTCACCGAGTGGAGCGCCCTGTTCGCCTCGGGAGCCACCCGCAGGGCGCGGGCCGAGGCGGGTATCCAGGGCGCCGCGAGCAGCCGCGACGCGGACGATCTGCTGCGCGACGTGGCCATGTTCCTGCGGCTCGTGGAGCGGCTTCTCGTGCTCGAACCGGTGCTGCCCCGGCCGAGGGCCGAACAGCCGGAGAAGGGCGGCGCCGTTGGGTGA
- a CDS encoding methyltransferase, which yields MSDPSPAFGGETPSRPRSSLRTAVVWEVLQVALESRAAAVGTAALDVLDTGGGTGNFAVPVARLGHRVTVVDPSPNALFALERRAAEAGVADRVSGVQGDIHGLFDVVGRGGYDAVLCHGVLEYVDNPAEGVRNAVEALRPSGALSLLAAGLGGAVLARALAGHFTEARQALTDPAGRWGEGDPVPRRFTVEMLTELVDKAGVDVGAVHGVRVFSDLVPGVLVDTQPGALEALLKLEAAAAELSSFHSVASQLHVLGEKRA from the coding sequence GTGTCGGACCCTTCCCCTGCCTTCGGTGGAGAGACGCCGTCGCGCCCCCGTAGCTCCCTGCGCACCGCCGTGGTCTGGGAGGTGCTCCAGGTCGCCCTCGAAAGCCGCGCCGCCGCCGTGGGTACGGCGGCCCTGGATGTCCTCGACACCGGGGGCGGCACGGGCAACTTCGCCGTGCCCGTGGCCCGCCTGGGCCACCGGGTGACCGTCGTCGACCCCAGTCCCAACGCGCTGTTCGCGCTGGAGCGCCGGGCCGCCGAGGCCGGCGTCGCGGACCGCGTCAGCGGCGTCCAGGGCGACATCCACGGACTGTTCGACGTGGTGGGGCGGGGCGGCTACGACGCGGTGCTCTGCCACGGCGTCCTGGAGTACGTCGACAACCCCGCCGAGGGCGTCCGGAACGCGGTCGAGGCGCTGCGCCCCTCCGGTGCGCTCAGCCTGCTTGCGGCCGGCCTCGGCGGCGCCGTACTCGCCAGGGCGCTCGCCGGGCACTTCACCGAGGCCCGGCAGGCGCTCACGGACCCGGCGGGCCGCTGGGGCGAAGGCGACCCCGTGCCCAGGCGGTTCACCGTCGAGATGCTCACGGAACTGGTCGACAAGGCCGGTGTCGACGTGGGCGCGGTGCATGGTGTCCGGGTCTTCTCCGACCTGGTTCCCGGTGTTCTGGTGGACACTCAACCGGGCGCCCTGGAGGCCCTCCTGAAGCTTGAGGCGGCCGCCGCCGAACTGTCGTCCTTCCACTCCGTGGCGAGCCAGTTGCACGTCCTGGGGGAGAAGCGGGCCTGA
- a CDS encoding DUF3040 domain-containing protein, with translation MPLSEHEQRMLEQMERALYAEDPKFATALEGSGLRRYTRRRVYQAVAGFLVGIALLMTGMVAKQIWIGVVGFLVMLGCAVLAVTGWRKAPKPGEQQPTGEATADRRQPRQRRSFMNRIEQRWQRRRDEQGQ, from the coding sequence GTGCCGCTCTCGGAGCACGAGCAGCGAATGCTCGAGCAAATGGAGCGAGCGCTGTACGCCGAAGATCCCAAGTTCGCGACAGCGCTTGAGGGAAGCGGGCTGCGCAGGTACACCCGGCGACGGGTCTACCAGGCGGTCGCCGGCTTTCTGGTGGGTATCGCGCTCCTCATGACCGGTATGGTCGCCAAGCAGATCTGGATCGGCGTGGTGGGATTCCTCGTCATGCTGGGCTGTGCGGTCCTCGCGGTCACCGGCTGGCGCAAGGCCCCGAAACCGGGCGAGCAGCAGCCGACCGGGGAAGCGACGGCCGACCGTAGACAGCCTCGGCAGCGCCGCTCATTCATGAACCGGATCGAGCAGCGATGGCAGCGCCGCCGTGACGAGCAGGGTCAGTAG
- a CDS encoding transglutaminase TgpA family protein — MSGRARLALCAFAATLMSAGALLPLVDPATWLLQAAFMVGILVGAGALGRRVPLARTLIVALQAVIGLLMLTVVFASEHAVLGLFPGPEVFQRFGELLNEGGEDVGRYAIPAPATDGIKLMLVGGVLVIGLAVDALAVTFRSAAPAGLPLLALYSVAAGLNGGAASWLWFLLAAGGYLLLLLAEGRDRLSQWGRVFGGAPRAPGRTAAGMDTGGRAAAPVRAGHRIGVMALGIALVVPAALPSLNGGLLNGTGAGAGSGLGGGTISAVNPLVSLQDNLNQPEDREALRYRTNAESTQNLYLRIMALDDFDGTSWRFSQRSVEDVPDRLPSPPGLNGDVSTTEIKTSISAANWYRQNYLPMPYPASEVDIEGRWRFEPSGRTLVGDRGETTQGAQYQVGSLLVEPTRDQLATAPRPPAALVREYTKVPDNLPEVVADTAREVTDGAANDYERAVRLQDWFAVDGGFTYDTQVASGTGVSAITRFLSQKQGFCVHFSFSMAAMARTLGIPARVAVGFTPGTPQSDGTMSVGLRDAHAWPELYFEGVGWTRFEPTPSRGSAPDYTIPEAPSGDASDPSQPEASTSSAPSSQPSASDSCPPQAARIGDCGTTAPAGALPPTGSGTSAGTVIGITLGVLAVLLVPLLPLLWRIRVRARRLGSGGRTPADATARALGAWREIVDTAWDHGIRPDDAQTPRRTAARIVRLGRLEGEAANAVHRVARAVEQVLYAPEPQPATGLADEVQRVRAGLGEGVGRWARQRALLLPRSSIRVMWALSERWAAVTDRWGVRRLELVRRLTALFSRPSRQRG, encoded by the coding sequence ATGAGCGGTCGCGCGAGGCTGGCGCTGTGCGCGTTCGCCGCCACGCTGATGTCGGCGGGCGCGCTGCTGCCGCTGGTCGATCCCGCCACCTGGCTCCTCCAGGCGGCGTTCATGGTCGGGATCCTGGTGGGGGCGGGCGCACTCGGCCGGCGGGTGCCGCTGGCCAGGACGCTGATCGTGGCGCTCCAGGCGGTCATCGGGCTGCTGATGCTCACGGTGGTGTTCGCGTCGGAGCACGCCGTGCTCGGTCTGTTTCCCGGCCCCGAGGTCTTCCAGCGCTTCGGCGAGCTGCTGAACGAGGGCGGCGAGGACGTCGGGCGGTACGCGATCCCCGCGCCGGCCACCGACGGCATCAAGCTGATGCTGGTCGGCGGTGTGCTGGTCATCGGTCTCGCCGTGGACGCGCTCGCCGTGACGTTCCGCAGCGCGGCCCCGGCCGGACTGCCGCTGCTCGCGCTGTACTCGGTCGCCGCCGGTCTCAACGGCGGCGCGGCCTCCTGGCTCTGGTTCCTGCTCGCGGCCGGCGGGTATCTGCTGTTGCTGCTGGCCGAGGGCCGGGACCGGCTCTCCCAGTGGGGGCGCGTCTTCGGTGGCGCTCCGCGCGCCCCGGGCCGTACCGCCGCCGGGATGGACACCGGGGGCCGGGCCGCGGCACCGGTCCGCGCGGGGCACCGTATCGGTGTGATGGCCCTGGGAATCGCGCTCGTCGTGCCCGCCGCGCTGCCTTCGCTGAACGGCGGGCTGCTCAACGGCACGGGGGCCGGGGCGGGTTCGGGTCTGGGCGGTGGCACGATCTCCGCCGTCAATCCGCTCGTGTCCCTCCAGGACAACCTCAACCAGCCCGAGGACCGCGAGGCGTTGCGGTACCGGACGAACGCGGAGAGCACCCAGAACCTGTATCTGCGGATCATGGCGCTGGACGACTTCGACGGTACGTCCTGGCGGTTCTCCCAGCGCAGTGTCGAGGACGTGCCGGACAGGCTTCCCAGTCCGCCCGGTCTGAACGGCGACGTCAGCACCACCGAGATCAAGACGAGTATCTCCGCCGCCAATTGGTACCGGCAGAACTATCTGCCGATGCCCTATCCCGCGTCCGAGGTGGACATCGAGGGGCGCTGGCGCTTCGAACCGAGCGGCCGGACCCTGGTCGGCGACCGGGGCGAGACCACGCAGGGCGCGCAGTACCAGGTCGGCAGTCTGCTGGTGGAGCCGACGCGTGACCAGCTCGCCACGGCGCCGAGACCCCCGGCCGCGCTGGTGCGTGAGTACACGAAGGTGCCCGACAACCTTCCCGAGGTGGTCGCGGACACCGCACGCGAGGTGACCGACGGCGCCGCGAACGACTACGAGAGGGCCGTCAGGCTCCAGGACTGGTTCGCCGTGGACGGCGGCTTCACGTACGACACCCAGGTCGCGTCGGGCACGGGCGTCTCGGCCATCACCCGCTTCCTCAGCCAGAAGCAGGGCTTCTGCGTCCACTTCTCGTTCTCGATGGCGGCGATGGCCCGCACGCTGGGCATTCCGGCCCGGGTGGCGGTGGGCTTCACCCCGGGTACCCCGCAGTCGGACGGCACGATGTCCGTCGGGCTGCGTGACGCGCACGCCTGGCCCGAGCTGTACTTCGAGGGGGTCGGCTGGACCCGCTTCGAGCCGACGCCGAGCCGGGGCAGCGCACCGGACTACACGATCCCCGAGGCTCCTTCGGGCGACGCGAGCGATCCGTCCCAGCCCGAGGCCAGCACGTCGTCCGCGCCGAGCTCGCAGCCGTCCGCCTCGGACAGCTGCCCGCCCCAGGCGGCCAGGATCGGCGACTGCGGCACGACGGCACCGGCGGGTGCGCTGCCTCCGACGGGCTCGGGAACGTCCGCGGGGACGGTCATCGGCATCACGCTGGGCGTCCTGGCCGTGCTGCTGGTGCCACTCCTGCCGCTGCTGTGGCGGATCCGGGTGCGGGCCCGGCGTCTCGGTTCCGGGGGCCGTACGCCCGCCGATGCCACGGCGCGGGCGCTGGGCGCCTGGCGGGAGATCGTCGACACCGCGTGGGATCACGGCATCCGTCCCGACGACGCGCAGACCCCCCGCAGGACGGCGGCCCGGATCGTGCGGCTGGGGCGGCTGGAGGGTGAGGCCGCCAACGCCGTGCACCGGGTGGCACGCGCGGTGGAGCAGGTGCTGTACGCGCCGGAGCCACAGCCCGCCACGGGCCTCGCCGACGAGGTCCAGCGGGTACGCGCGGGGCTGGGCGAAGGGGTGGGCCGCTGGGCCCGCCAGCGCGCGCTACTCCTGCCGCGCTCGTCCATTCGGGTGATGTGGGCGCTGTCCGAGCGCTGGGCGGCCGTCACGGACCGCTGGGGGGTGCGCCGCCTGGAGCTTGTCCGCCGGCTGACGGCGCTCTTCAGCAGGCCGTCCCGGCAGCGGGGCTGA
- a CDS encoding DUF58 domain-containing protein: MEPAATPSETEDKGGLRAALGGLTTRGRSFFAAGIAAAVCAYVLGQADLLRVGMLLAVLPLVCVAVLYRTRYRVAGSRRLSPSRVPAGSEARVHLRMDNVSRLPTGLLMLQDHVPYVLGPRPRFVLDRVEAGGRREVSYRVRSDLRGRYPLGPLQLRLSDPFGMCELTRSFSAHDILTVIPRTEPLPPVRLAGATAGYGDGRQRSLSLAGEDDVIPRGYRHGDDLRRVHWRSTARYGELMVRREEQPQRARCTVLLDTRRLAYQGAGPDSAFEWAVSGAASALVHMLERGFAVRLLTDTGTSVPGEGADGFAGSTQESADAAGLMMDTLAVVDHSDGAGLSRAYDVLRGGTEGLLIAFLGDLDEEQTAVAGRMRHRSGAAVAFVLDSSGWFQDGGEEPPARLQDRLRQLRESGWTALAVPAGSALPDLWQQAAHQRTESGATQGSAGFSGGWS; this comes from the coding sequence ATGGAGCCCGCTGCCACCCCCTCGGAGACCGAGGACAAGGGCGGGCTGCGGGCGGCGCTGGGCGGTCTCACCACCCGCGGCCGGTCGTTCTTCGCCGCAGGCATAGCCGCGGCGGTCTGCGCCTATGTCCTCGGCCAGGCGGATCTGCTCCGGGTGGGGATGCTGCTGGCCGTGCTGCCGCTGGTCTGTGTCGCCGTGCTGTACCGCACGCGCTACCGGGTCGCCGGCAGCAGGCGGCTCTCGCCGTCGCGGGTGCCCGCGGGGTCCGAGGCCCGCGTCCATCTGCGGATGGACAACGTGTCGCGGCTGCCCACGGGTCTGCTGATGCTCCAGGACCATGTGCCGTACGTGCTGGGCCCGCGCCCCCGGTTCGTCCTGGACCGGGTGGAGGCGGGCGGGCGCCGCGAGGTCTCCTACCGGGTGCGCTCGGACCTGCGCGGGCGCTATCCGCTCGGGCCGCTCCAGCTGAGGCTGAGCGATCCGTTCGGGATGTGCGAGCTGACGCGGTCCTTCAGCGCCCACGACATCCTGACCGTCATCCCGCGCACCGAGCCGTTGCCACCGGTCCGGCTGGCGGGAGCGACAGCGGGGTACGGCGACGGGCGGCAGCGCTCGCTGTCGCTGGCCGGCGAGGACGACGTCATCCCGCGCGGGTACCGCCACGGCGACGACCTGCGCCGGGTGCACTGGCGCTCCACCGCGCGCTACGGCGAGCTGATGGTGCGCCGCGAGGAGCAGCCGCAGCGGGCCAGATGCACGGTGCTGCTCGACACCCGGCGGCTCGCCTATCAGGGCGCCGGCCCCGACTCGGCCTTCGAGTGGGCGGTGTCGGGCGCGGCGTCCGCGCTGGTGCACATGCTGGAACGGGGCTTCGCCGTACGGCTGTTGACCGACACCGGGACGTCGGTGCCCGGCGAGGGCGCCGACGGGTTCGCCGGCTCGACGCAGGAGTCCGCCGACGCGGCCGGACTCATGATGGACACGCTCGCGGTCGTCGACCACTCCGACGGGGCGGGGCTGTCGCGCGCGTACGACGTGCTGCGCGGCGGCACCGAGGGGCTGCTGATCGCCTTCCTCGGGGATCTCGACGAGGAGCAGACGGCGGTGGCCGGCCGTATGCGGCACCGCAGCGGCGCCGCCGTCGCGTTCGTCCTGGACAGCTCCGGCTGGTTCCAGGACGGCGGCGAAGAACCGCCCGCGCGCCTCCAGGACCGGCTGAGGCAGCTGCGTGAGTCCGGCTGGACCGCCCTCGCGGTGCCGGCCGGGTCCGCGCTCCCGGACCTGTGGCAGCAGGCGGCACACCAGCGCACCGAGTCGGGTGCGACCCAGGGCTCGGCAGGTTTCTCCGGAGGATGGTCATGA
- a CDS encoding AAA family ATPase encodes MTTYDDRASLTDLTTTAERVRASVEGVIEGKPEVVRLSLTVLLAEGHLLIEDVPGVGKTMLAKTLARSIDCSVRRIQFTPDLLPSDITGVSIYDQQRRDFEFKPGAIFAQIVIGDEINRASPKTQSALLESMEERQVTIDGQTYELPSPFMVVATQNPVEMEGTYPLPEAQRDRFMARVSIGYPSAEAELEMLDVHGGVSPLDDLQPVAHAHDIVKLIDAVRKVHVADSVRRYAVELVGSTRNHPDLRLGASPRATLHLLRAAKASAALSGREYALPDDVQALAVPVLAHRLLPTAQAQLNRRTAEQVVQDILQRVPVPTADGGRQAPVAAAPLYDRPQPGVRRL; translated from the coding sequence GTGACGACCTATGACGATCGAGCGAGCCTCACAGATCTGACCACCACAGCGGAGCGTGTGCGCGCATCGGTGGAGGGTGTGATCGAGGGCAAGCCTGAGGTCGTACGGCTTTCGCTGACAGTGCTGCTCGCCGAGGGACATCTCCTCATCGAGGATGTCCCCGGCGTCGGCAAGACGATGCTGGCCAAGACGCTCGCACGCTCCATCGACTGCTCGGTGCGGCGTATCCAGTTCACGCCTGACCTGCTGCCGTCGGACATCACCGGGGTCTCCATATACGACCAGCAGCGGCGGGACTTCGAGTTCAAGCCCGGGGCGATCTTCGCGCAGATCGTGATCGGCGACGAGATCAACCGCGCTTCGCCGAAGACGCAGTCGGCGCTGCTGGAGTCGATGGAGGAGCGCCAGGTCACCATCGACGGGCAGACGTACGAACTGCCCAGTCCCTTCATGGTGGTGGCGACGCAGAACCCGGTCGAGATGGAGGGGACGTATCCGCTGCCCGAGGCGCAGCGCGACCGTTTCATGGCCAGGGTCTCCATCGGTTATCCGAGCGCGGAGGCCGAGTTGGAGATGCTGGACGTGCACGGCGGGGTCTCGCCGCTGGACGATCTCCAGCCGGTGGCCCACGCGCACGACATCGTGAAGCTGATCGACGCCGTGCGGAAGGTCCATGTGGCCGACTCCGTGCGGCGGTACGCGGTGGAGCTGGTCGGTTCGACCCGTAACCACCCGGATCTCAGGCTGGGCGCGTCGCCGCGCGCGACGCTGCATCTGCTGCGCGCGGCGAAGGCGTCCGCGGCCCTGAGCGGCCGGGAGTACGCGCTGCCGGACGACGTACAGGCGCTGGCAGTCCCCGTGCTGGCGCACCGGCTGCTGCCGACCGCGCAGGCACAGCTCAACCGCCGGACCGCCGAGCAGGTGGTGCAGGACATCCTGCAGCGCGTCCCGGTGCCGACGGCCGACGGTGGCCGGCAGGCTCCCGTGGCCGCCGCGCCGCTCTACGACCGGCCCCAGCCGGGCGTCCGGCGGCTGTGA
- a CDS encoding beta-class carbonic anhydrase — translation MSTSAHLPAESARATAAAARTDGTVTDRLVDANRHYAKGFDDPGMDARPVLRVAVVACMDARLDLHDALGLELGDCHTIRNAGGVVTDDVIRSLTISQRALQTRSVVLIHHTGCGLEAITEDFRHELEMEVGQRPAWAVESFRDVDQDVRQSMQRVRTSPFLLHTDDVRGFVFDVSTGLLREVDPAN, via the coding sequence ATGTCGACTTCCGCGCACCTCCCCGCCGAGTCCGCCCGGGCAACCGCCGCCGCGGCCCGTACCGACGGCACGGTCACCGATCGACTCGTGGATGCCAACCGGCACTACGCCAAGGGCTTCGACGACCCCGGGATGGACGCCCGCCCCGTGCTCCGCGTCGCCGTGGTCGCCTGCATGGACGCCCGTCTCGACCTGCACGACGCGCTGGGCCTGGAGCTCGGTGACTGTCATACGATCCGCAACGCGGGCGGCGTCGTCACCGACGACGTCATCCGCTCACTCACCATCAGCCAGCGCGCGCTCCAGACCCGCAGCGTCGTACTCATCCATCACACCGGCTGCGGCCTGGAGGCCATCACCGAGGACTTCAGGCACGAACTGGAGATGGAGGTCGGGCAGCGTCCGGCCTGGGCCGTGGAGTCCTTCCGGGACGTGGACCAGGATGTACGTCAGTCGATGCAGCGGGTGCGGACGTCTCCGTTCCTTCTGCACACCGACGACGTGCGGGGGTTCGTGTTCGACGTGTCGACGGGCCTTCTGCGGGAAGTCGACCCGGCGAACTGA